A genomic stretch from Deinococcus radiotolerans includes:
- a CDS encoding heme lyase CcmF/NrfE family subunit: MLNLISFSSSAAGALGQLSLLGALLFSMAGLLLALLGGARRDPRVTEAARRATWAVFALVSLGTLVLLAALLRDDFTVRFVAEHSMRASPTWVKVTGLWGALEGSILLWAWLLAGYAFILSVTLRRDALRPWALAAMFASLVFFVGVCATVASPFTPVAALVADGRGPNPALQNHWMMAVHPVLLYLGFVGLSVPFAYAVAALVTGRLSDHWVVVTRRWTLVAWAFLTAAIVAGGWWSYETLGWGGYWAWDPVENASFIPWLLTTAFLHSIQIQERRGLMRSWNVWLIVLAYASTVLGTFLNRSGIVQSVHAFAGGPVGPVFLGFLAFLLLAGTLLAAWRAPHLRDDNDPPAALSREGAFLAGNWLFVVFAVMVLVGTLFPTIVEAVQGRRDASVGPAFYNAFAIPLGLGLLLLMGVGPLLPWRRADGQGLWRALRPLLIAGAGAALLALALGVRHPGVLATVALSAYNLLGLGLLTARAARQAGGLGRTLRSQPRRYGAYLSHAGLIVLALGLAFSGTYRRDAQVTLNVNRPAHLLNEDLTLTGLDTVTRPDGKSVVARVLIDGRPFGARLNTYVQGGDTSFPAPAVRYGLTGDTYLVLTNVDTQKGLWASVRLIESPLVSWIWWGTLLVCVGAAFTLITPRRAPQAAPARLAPATD, from the coding sequence GTGCTGAACCTGATCTCGTTTTCGTCCAGTGCGGCCGGCGCGCTGGGGCAGCTGAGCCTGCTGGGCGCGCTGCTGTTCAGTATGGCGGGGCTGCTGCTGGCCCTGCTGGGCGGCGCCCGGCGTGACCCGCGCGTCACGGAGGCCGCGCGCCGGGCCACCTGGGCGGTGTTCGCACTGGTCAGCCTGGGGACGCTGGTGCTGCTCGCGGCGCTGCTGCGGGACGATTTCACGGTGCGGTTCGTCGCGGAGCACTCCATGCGCGCCTCGCCGACCTGGGTGAAGGTCACGGGCCTGTGGGGCGCGCTGGAGGGCAGCATCCTGCTGTGGGCGTGGCTGCTGGCCGGGTACGCCTTCATCCTGAGTGTCACGCTGCGTCGCGACGCGCTGCGGCCCTGGGCGCTGGCGGCGATGTTCGCGAGTCTGGTGTTCTTCGTGGGCGTGTGCGCCACGGTCGCCTCGCCGTTCACGCCGGTGGCGGCGCTGGTCGCGGATGGGCGCGGGCCGAACCCGGCCCTGCAGAACCACTGGATGATGGCCGTGCATCCGGTGCTGCTGTACCTGGGCTTCGTGGGCCTGAGCGTGCCGTTCGCGTACGCGGTGGCGGCGCTGGTGACGGGGCGGCTGTCGGATCACTGGGTGGTCGTCACGCGCCGCTGGACGCTGGTCGCCTGGGCGTTCCTGACGGCGGCGATCGTGGCGGGCGGCTGGTGGAGTTACGAGACGCTGGGCTGGGGCGGCTACTGGGCGTGGGACCCCGTGGAGAACGCCAGCTTCATTCCGTGGCTGCTGACGACGGCGTTCCTGCATTCCATTCAGATTCAGGAGCGCCGCGGCTTGATGCGCTCGTGGAATGTGTGGCTGATCGTGCTGGCGTACGCGAGCACCGTGCTGGGCACCTTCCTGAACCGCAGCGGCATCGTGCAGAGCGTGCACGCCTTCGCGGGCGGCCCGGTGGGCCCGGTGTTCCTGGGATTCCTGGCGTTCCTGCTGCTGGCCGGGACGCTGCTGGCCGCGTGGCGCGCGCCGCACCTGCGCGACGACAACGACCCGCCCGCCGCGCTGAGCCGCGAGGGCGCGTTCCTGGCCGGGAACTGGCTGTTCGTGGTGTTCGCGGTGATGGTGCTGGTGGGCACGCTGTTCCCCACCATCGTGGAGGCCGTGCAGGGCCGCCGGGACGCCAGCGTGGGCCCGGCCTTCTACAACGCGTTCGCCATTCCGCTGGGCCTGGGCCTGCTGCTGCTGATGGGCGTGGGACCGCTGCTGCCGTGGCGCCGGGCAGACGGGCAGGGCCTGTGGCGGGCGCTGCGGCCCCTGCTGATCGCGGGCGCAGGCGCGGCGCTGCTGGCGCTGGCGCTGGGCGTGCGCCACCCCGGCGTGCTGGCCACCGTGGCCCTGAGTGCGTACAACCTGCTGGGCCTGGGCCTGCTGACCGCCCGCGCGGCGCGGCAGGCGGGTGGGCTGGGCCGCACCCTGCGCTCGCAGCCGCGCCGCTACGGGGCGTACCTGTCGCACGCGGGCCTGATCGTGCTGGCGCTGGGCCTGGCGTTCAGCGGCACGTACCGCCGCGACGCGCAGGTGACCCTGAACGTGAACAGGCCCGCGCACCTGCTGAACGAGGACCTGACCCTGACCGGCCTGGATACCGTGACCCGCCCGGACGGGAAGTCCGTGGTGGCGCGCGTGCTGATCGACGGGCGGCCCTTCGGCGCGCGGCTGAACACCTACGTACAGGGGGGAGACACATCCTTCCCCGCCCCGGCGGTGCGCTACGGCCTGACCGGCGACACGTACCTCGTGCTGACGAACGTGGACACCCAGAAGGGCCTGTGGGCCAGCGTGCGCCTGATCGAGTCGCCGCTGGTGTCGTGGATCTGGTGGGGCACGCTGTTGGTCTGCGTGGGCGCCGCCTTCACGCTGATCACCCCGCGCCGCGCCCCGCAGGCCGCCCCGGCCCGGCTGGCGCCCGCCACCGACTGA
- a CDS encoding cytochrome c-type biogenesis protein, whose translation MRRELLLAAALLGGALAAAPTPATGAPVLTPAQEARALAIEKNLRCPLCDTGESIADSRSAISGKMRESVREQVAAGRGDTDIYVYFSQRYGNFVLLDPPKSGRNLLLWGAPLAALAVGGGMLWAFLRRSRPAKALPDEPLNDAGGFDPYLAQVQRDTRKGGEA comes from the coding sequence ATGAGGCGGGAGCTGCTGCTGGCGGCCGCGCTGCTGGGGGGTGCGCTGGCTGCCGCGCCGACCCCCGCGACGGGCGCCCCGGTCCTGACCCCGGCGCAGGAGGCGCGGGCGCTGGCCATCGAGAAGAACCTGCGCTGCCCGCTGTGCGACACCGGCGAGTCCATCGCGGATTCGCGCAGCGCCATTTCCGGCAAGATGCGCGAGTCGGTGCGGGAGCAGGTCGCGGCGGGCCGGGGCGACACGGACATCTACGTGTACTTCTCGCAGCGCTACGGGAATTTTGTGCTGCTGGACCCGCCCAAGTCGGGCCGGAACTTGCTGCTGTGGGGCGCGCCCCTGGCGGCGCTGGCGGTGGGCGGCGGGATGCTGTGGGCGTTCCTGCGCCGCAGCCGCCCGGCCAAGGCCCTGCCGGACGAGCCCCTGAACGATGCGGGCGGGTTTGATCCGTACCTCGCGCAGGTGCAGCGTGACACCCGCAAGGGCGGTGAGGCGTGA
- a CDS encoding N-acyl homoserine lactonase family protein, with protein sequence MNQTTVKTLFLMQVGSMPEYRIPIVCYLVQTTDGRNILIDTGLPEHLPEEASDFQNGEDVTQHLARIGLTPDDIDTVISTHYDIDHAGRHATFPRARFVVQRAHHQDAATNPRFAPLRAQWDQPADRLHLVDGDTTLVPGVDLIETSGHVPGHQSVLVRLPQTGPVLLTVDAVPFGGGFSTDPPEGSAPDGERSRASTLKLLDLAEREQATLVIFGHDQSQWATLKQLPDAYH encoded by the coding sequence ATGAACCAGACCACCGTGAAGACCCTGTTCCTCATGCAGGTCGGCAGCATGCCGGAATACCGGATTCCCATCGTGTGCTACCTCGTGCAGACCACGGACGGCCGCAACATCCTCATCGACACGGGGCTACCCGAGCACCTTCCGGAGGAGGCGTCCGACTTCCAGAACGGTGAGGACGTCACGCAGCACCTCGCGCGGATCGGGCTGACCCCGGACGACATCGACACCGTGATCTCCACGCACTACGACATCGACCACGCCGGGCGGCACGCCACGTTCCCCCGCGCCCGGTTCGTGGTGCAGCGCGCCCATCACCAGGACGCCGCGACCAACCCGCGGTTCGCGCCTCTGCGTGCCCAGTGGGACCAGCCGGCCGACCGGCTGCACCTCGTGGACGGCGACACCACCCTGGTGCCCGGCGTGGACCTGATCGAGACGAGCGGCCACGTGCCCGGCCACCAGTCGGTCCTCGTGCGCCTCCCGCAGACCGGACCGGTGTTGCTGACCGTGGACGCCGTGCCCTTCGGCGGCGGCTTCTCGACCGATCCGCCAGAGGGCAGCGCGCCCGACGGGGAACGGAGCCGGGCAAGCACCCTCAAACTGCTCGATCTCGCTGAGCGGGAGCAGGCCACGCTGGTCATCTTCGGGCACGATCAGTCGCAGTGGGCCACCCTGAAACAGCTGCCAGACGCGTATCACTGA
- a CDS encoding c-type cytochrome, with protein sequence MTLLSVLLLTLVALACVWLVTEPLRARTPDDPDAAQRAQLSAERDRLYADLAALTDEARRPDLERRAALTLRGLDALPPAPQARRGTRTLALGLLGGAALLTAVGAVTFVPRWQLASLNASEAANVQAVLRLPALKAQAQRSGTKEAYLAWGKAAFDSNTFDQAVTAYGNALKLDPRQPEALRRLGILLLTRGEQTGQAISAEEAQQAALLIRTGAQLAPNDPESQLLLGFALARFGEDRDALSALERYRTLDPKGRDADDLITALRARLNTSDPGLRVYAASCASCHGPSGGGGIGPSLRESTLTRAALSAVITQGKGAMPAYPNLKPEELAALLNVLEGWQRETQ encoded by the coding sequence GTGACCCTTCTGAGCGTGCTGCTGCTGACGCTGGTGGCGCTGGCCTGCGTGTGGCTGGTCACGGAACCGCTGCGCGCCCGCACGCCGGACGACCCGGACGCCGCGCAGCGGGCGCAGCTGAGCGCCGAGCGAGACCGGCTGTATGCGGACCTGGCTGCCCTGACGGACGAGGCGCGCCGCCCGGACCTGGAGCGGCGCGCGGCGCTGACCCTGCGCGGCCTGGACGCCCTGCCGCCCGCCCCGCAGGCCCGACGGGGCACACGGACGCTGGCGCTGGGGCTGCTGGGCGGCGCGGCCCTGCTGACCGCGGTGGGCGCGGTGACGTTCGTGCCCCGCTGGCAGCTGGCCAGCCTGAACGCCAGCGAGGCCGCGAACGTGCAGGCCGTCCTGCGCCTCCCGGCGCTGAAGGCGCAGGCGCAGCGCAGCGGCACGAAAGAAGCCTACCTGGCGTGGGGGAAAGCGGCGTTCGATTCGAACACCTTCGATCAGGCGGTCACGGCGTACGGGAACGCGCTGAAACTCGATCCGCGCCAGCCGGAGGCGCTGCGCCGCCTGGGCATTCTGCTGCTCACGCGCGGCGAGCAGACCGGGCAGGCCATCAGCGCCGAGGAGGCGCAGCAGGCGGCGCTGCTGATCCGCACCGGGGCGCAGCTGGCCCCGAACGACCCGGAATCGCAGCTGCTGCTGGGCTTCGCGCTGGCCCGCTTCGGCGAGGACCGCGACGCCCTGAGCGCCCTGGAACGCTACCGAACGCTCGACCCGAAGGGCCGCGACGCGGACGACCTGATCACCGCGCTGCGCGCCCGCCTGAACACCAGCGATCCGGGTCTGCGCGTGTACGCCGCGAGCTGCGCGTCCTGCCACGGGCCCAGTGGCGGCGGCGGCATCGGCCCTAGCCTGCGCGAGTCCACCCTCACGCGCGCGGCCCTCTCGGCGGTCATCACGCAGGGCAAGGGCGCCATGCCCGCCTACCCGAACCTGAAGCCGGAGGAACTCGCGGCCCTGCTGAACGTCCTGGAAGGCTGGCAGCGGGAGACGCAGTGA
- a CDS encoding Rieske 2Fe-2S domain-containing protein, whose amino-acid sequence MTDPAPPPVRARRVTRRALLERWWLLPVAGTLGTFGYMGWYASRVTLGKRAPGTPAFQDAPAQRVAALEDLQATWAEVTFTYAGRPCTLLRLPSPTPGSLGAEGGYLAGFSRVCTHLGCSVNLVRDAEVLAFAFNYRAPGGQDHPQLGCRCHYSVFDPLRAGEAVFGKALAPLPRVRLEVRGPEVWATGIEPAPTPSG is encoded by the coding sequence GTGACCGACCCGGCCCCGCCGCCCGTCAGGGCCCGCCGGGTGACTCGGCGCGCCCTGCTGGAACGTTGGTGGCTGCTGCCCGTTGCGGGTACCCTCGGCACGTTCGGGTACATGGGCTGGTACGCGTCCCGGGTGACGCTGGGCAAACGTGCGCCCGGCACGCCCGCCTTCCAGGACGCCCCGGCGCAGCGCGTCGCAGCCCTGGAGGACCTGCAGGCCACCTGGGCAGAGGTGACTTTCACGTACGCCGGGCGGCCCTGCACGCTGCTGCGCCTCCCCTCCCCCACGCCCGGGTCGCTGGGCGCGGAGGGCGGGTACCTGGCGGGGTTCTCGCGGGTGTGCACGCACCTGGGGTGCAGCGTGAACCTCGTGCGGGACGCCGAGGTGCTGGCCTTCGCGTTCAATTACCGCGCGCCGGGCGGGCAGGATCACCCGCAGCTGGGCTGCCGCTGCCACTACTCGGTGTTCGATCCCCTGCGCGCCGGGGAGGCCGTGTTCGGTAAGGCGCTCGCGCCGCTGCCCCGCGTGCGCCTGGAAGTGCGCGGCCCTGAGGTCTGGGCGACGGGGATCGAACCGGCTCCCACGCCCAGCGGGTGA
- the ccsA gene encoding cytochrome c biogenesis protein CcsA: MKRDVTTTVLGAATLLSLVVALGLGLSAPLDVNQGSLVRLMFVHVPAAWLSYLAYIGTGVFGLLYLIQRRRHWDRLAMASGEIGLLFTVATIVGGMLWAKPTWGTYWVWDARLTTTALSLVVYGGYLLIRSLIDDPERRARVSAVVGIVGTLYVPVNYMAVEWWRGVHQTQTLKLLGKVQFGAAPVYGWVLLIATLAFTLLYFYLLRVRAILAAREEAREERDLTGAAAPAEVARG; encoded by the coding sequence ATGAAAAGAGACGTCACGACGACCGTGCTGGGCGCGGCGACCCTCCTGAGTCTGGTGGTCGCGCTGGGGCTGGGGCTGAGCGCACCCCTGGACGTGAACCAGGGGTCGCTGGTGCGCCTGATGTTCGTGCATGTGCCCGCCGCGTGGCTGAGTTACCTGGCGTACATCGGCACGGGCGTGTTCGGACTGCTGTACCTGATCCAGCGCCGCCGCCACTGGGACCGGCTGGCGATGGCCAGCGGGGAGATCGGGCTGCTGTTCACGGTGGCGACCATCGTGGGCGGGATGCTCTGGGCGAAACCCACCTGGGGCACGTACTGGGTGTGGGACGCCCGGCTGACGACCACCGCGCTGAGCCTGGTGGTGTACGGCGGGTACCTGCTGATCCGCTCACTCATTGACGATCCGGAGCGCCGCGCGCGCGTGTCGGCGGTCGTGGGCATCGTGGGGACGCTGTACGTACCCGTGAACTACATGGCCGTGGAGTGGTGGCGGGGCGTGCACCAGACACAGACACTGAAGCTGCTGGGCAAGGTGCAGTTCGGTGCGGCGCCCGTGTACGGCTGGGTGCTGCTGATCGCCACGCTGGCGTTCACGCTGCTGTACTTCTATCTGCTGCGCGTGCGGGCCATCCTGGCCGCGCGTGAAGAAGCCCGCGAGGAGCGGGACCTGACGGGCGCGGCTGCGCCTGCGGAGGTGGCCCGTGGATAA
- a CDS encoding penicillin-binding protein has product MRLRRAPLLTLLLTLGLSTAEARVRLGEALPQHPWRDAPQEVVVVYSHDCGDLGDLWQAVLAAGLPVRAVNAEGVLARAPVGVQAWTGEAATTFARQLRVGAYPTVLLVQEGRIMNVWEGTFSGRLE; this is encoded by the coding sequence ATGAGGCTGCGCCGCGCTCCCCTGCTGACCCTGCTGCTCACCCTGGGCCTGTCGACCGCCGAGGCGCGCGTGCGTCTGGGTGAGGCGCTGCCTCAGCATCCGTGGCGGGACGCGCCGCAGGAGGTGGTGGTGGTGTACAGCCACGACTGCGGGGACCTGGGGGACTTGTGGCAGGCCGTGCTGGCCGCGGGCCTGCCGGTGCGGGCCGTGAATGCCGAGGGGGTGCTGGCCCGCGCGCCGGTGGGCGTGCAGGCCTGGACGGGTGAGGCGGCGACCACGTTCGCGCGGCAGCTGCGGGTCGGGGCGTACCCGACGGTGCTGCTGGTGCAGGAGGGCCGGATCATGAACGTCTGGGAGGGCACGTTCAGCGGCCGCCTGGAGTGA
- a CDS encoding cytochrome c biogenesis CcdA family protein, with the protein MTSASPTLTVAFLAGLVSFLSPCVLPLVPSYLGVLGGERQPWSRALGFVLGFGLVFIALGATASSLGALIAPHKALLGQVSAVLIMFFGLVMLGLVRLPFLMRDTRALANAGGYGPVALGAAFAFGWSPCLGPTLGSVLSLAASSASLGSGVTLLAMYTLGLSVPFLLAAALWHRVNLRRLNRYAGVFEKVGGALLVIVGLMMLTGQFTRLATFFFGIMPQWLKL; encoded by the coding sequence ATGACGAGTGCTTCCCCGACCCTGACCGTGGCGTTCCTGGCGGGGCTGGTGTCGTTCCTGAGTCCCTGCGTGCTGCCGCTGGTGCCCAGTTACCTGGGCGTGCTGGGTGGCGAGCGGCAGCCGTGGTCGCGGGCGCTGGGGTTCGTGCTGGGGTTCGGGCTGGTGTTCATCGCGCTGGGCGCCACGGCCAGCAGCCTGGGGGCGCTGATCGCGCCGCACAAGGCGCTGCTGGGGCAGGTGTCGGCCGTGCTGATCATGTTCTTCGGGCTGGTGATGCTGGGGCTGGTGCGCCTGCCGTTCCTGATGCGGGATACGCGCGCACTGGCGAATGCCGGGGGGTACGGGCCGGTGGCGCTGGGCGCGGCGTTCGCGTTCGGCTGGAGCCCCTGCCTGGGGCCCACGCTGGGCAGCGTGCTGAGCCTGGCGGCCAGCAGCGCCAGCCTGGGCAGCGGCGTGACGCTGCTGGCGATGTACACGCTGGGCCTGAGCGTGCCGTTCCTGCTGGCGGCGGCGCTGTGGCACCGCGTGAACCTGCGCCGCCTGAACCGCTACGCCGGAGTTTTCGAGAAGGTCGGGGGCGCGCTGCTGGTGATCGTGGGGCTGATGATGCTGACGGGGCAGTTCACGCGGCTGGCGACGTTCTTCTTCGGGATCATGCCGCAGTGGCTGAAGCTGTGA
- the ccmE gene encoding cytochrome c maturation protein CcmE, whose translation MSAPTPDLTPLPQARRRRRSPLPVVLGVAALVGLTATIAFGNLNRSLEYFVTPSEYAQQEAQLQGRPVRIGGLVKAAKYDPQTLDLRFTVTDGSASFPVQYHGAVTDLFKENQGVVVRGEFQGETFHATALVVKHSEEYNVPKTQAELKDMIKSAN comes from the coding sequence TTGAGTGCGCCCACCCCCGATCTCACGCCGCTGCCGCAGGCGCGGCGGCGCAGGCGCAGTCCGCTGCCGGTGGTGCTGGGCGTGGCGGCCCTAGTGGGCCTGACGGCGACCATCGCGTTCGGGAACCTGAACCGGTCCCTGGAGTACTTCGTGACGCCCAGCGAGTACGCGCAGCAGGAAGCGCAGCTTCAGGGCCGCCCGGTGCGGATCGGCGGGCTGGTGAAGGCCGCGAAGTACGACCCGCAGACGCTGGACCTGCGCTTCACGGTCACCGACGGCAGCGCGAGCTTCCCGGTGCAGTACCACGGGGCGGTCACGGACCTCTTCAAGGAGAACCAGGGGGTCGTGGTGCGCGGCGAGTTCCAGGGCGAGACGTTCCACGCGACGGCCCTCGTGGTGAAGCACAGCGAGGAATACAACGTCCCGAAGACGCAGGCCGAGCTGAAGGACATGATCAAGTCGGCCAACTGA
- a CDS encoding heme exporter protein CcmB → MKDALRLALTVAAKDLRVAGRTRDTLLATAFFAGIVLLVLGFALSGGAVSRDAKFTAPLAAGAIWTALALAAAVGAQRAFAQEQEAGALEQLLAYPGPHGALYLGKLLGVLPPLLLVAALTVPTGLALFGAAEAVSPSGEALSLPWAALALTTALGVLGFAAGTTFYGSITVNLRAREALLPALAFPILVPAVIATVQATRLLLEAGWSAEVATWLTFLTAFDLGTVILATLLFPAAVEG, encoded by the coding sequence GTGAAGGACGCGCTGAGGCTGGCCCTGACGGTCGCCGCGAAGGACCTGCGCGTGGCGGGCCGCACGCGCGACACGCTGCTGGCCACGGCGTTCTTCGCAGGGATCGTGCTGCTGGTGCTGGGGTTCGCCCTCAGTGGCGGCGCGGTGTCCCGGGACGCGAAATTCACCGCGCCGCTGGCCGCTGGGGCCATCTGGACGGCGCTGGCTCTGGCGGCGGCTGTGGGGGCGCAGCGGGCCTTCGCGCAGGAGCAGGAGGCGGGCGCGCTGGAGCAGCTCCTCGCGTATCCGGGGCCGCACGGGGCGCTGTACCTGGGGAAGCTGCTGGGCGTGCTGCCTCCCCTGCTGCTGGTCGCGGCGCTGACCGTTCCTACGGGGCTGGCCCTGTTCGGCGCGGCCGAGGCGGTCTCCCCGTCGGGTGAGGCCCTGTCCCTGCCGTGGGCGGCGCTGGCCCTGACGACCGCGCTGGGCGTGCTGGGCTTCGCGGCGGGCACGACCTTCTACGGCAGTATCACCGTGAACCTCCGCGCGCGGGAGGCGCTGCTGCCCGCGCTGGCCTTCCCGATCCTGGTGCCCGCGGTGATCGCCACCGTGCAGGCCACCCGCCTGCTGCTGGAGGCGGGCTGGAGCGCCGAGGTCGCCACATGGCTGACGTTCCTGACGGCCTTCGATCTAGGAACGGTGATTCTGGCCACGCTGCTGTTCCCTGCCGCCGTTGAGGGCTGA
- a CDS encoding ABC transporter ATP-binding protein, translated as MAEAVTDPHAAFAVQLRDVWLRLGREVILRGVTLDLPAGQGVTLLGENGAGKTTLLRLLSAGLRPTRGEGRVLGFDLRDSRAVRDAIHLMPVDGGLYPDLTGEENLRFALRMHRQEGDVPGVLRRVGLEAAAGRRARFLSAGMRKRLALARAHLLARPVTLVDEPFANLDDAGRALVQELLSDLRGRGCSLLIAAHEPALAQAVSPRTLRLAGGLLREETPA; from the coding sequence GTGGCTGAAGCTGTGACCGATCCGCACGCGGCGTTCGCGGTGCAGCTGCGGGACGTGTGGCTGCGGCTGGGCCGCGAGGTGATTCTGCGCGGCGTGACACTGGACCTCCCGGCGGGGCAGGGCGTGACGCTGCTGGGCGAGAACGGGGCCGGGAAGACGACGCTGCTGCGCCTGCTGAGCGCCGGGCTGCGGCCCACGCGCGGTGAGGGGCGCGTCCTGGGATTTGACCTGCGAGACAGCCGGGCTGTGCGGGACGCCATTCACCTGATGCCGGTGGACGGCGGGCTGTACCCGGACCTGACCGGCGAGGAGAACCTGCGTTTCGCCCTGCGAATGCACCGTCAGGAGGGGGACGTGCCGGGGGTGCTGCGCCGCGTGGGCCTGGAGGCCGCGGCAGGGCGCCGCGCCCGCTTCCTGTCGGCGGGGATGCGTAAGCGGCTGGCCCTGGCGCGCGCGCACCTGCTGGCCCGGCCGGTCACGCTGGTAGATGAACCGTTCGCGAACCTCGATGATGCGGGGCGGGCGCTGGTGCAGGAGCTGCTGTCGGACCTGCGGGGGCGGGGGTGCTCGCTGCTGATCGCGGCGCATGAGCCGGCGCTGGCGCAGGCGGTCTCGCCCCGCACGTTGCGCCTCGCGGGCGGCCTGCTGCGCGAGGAGACGCCCGCGTGA
- a CDS encoding TlpA family protein disulfide reductase has translation MTESTTPSAPNPPAPKSPAPLWRRLLPPAIAFALVAVLAVALRTPASNNETGGPLIGKPAPAFTLKTLDGPELSLASLKGRPVVVNFWASWCGPCREEAPMFRELSDRQGGADGLAVVGILFQETNEDNARKFIQEYALAYPNLQDPGINTGVNYGVSGVPETVFIDKDGVVQHMDRGGLTRERLNVGLQKIGVPGI, from the coding sequence ATGACCGAATCCACCACCCCCTCAGCCCCGAATCCCCCCGCACCCAAGAGCCCCGCGCCGCTGTGGCGCCGCCTGCTGCCCCCGGCCATCGCGTTCGCGCTGGTGGCCGTGCTGGCGGTCGCGCTGCGCACCCCGGCCAGCAACAACGAGACCGGCGGCCCCCTAATCGGCAAGCCCGCCCCGGCCTTCACCCTGAAGACCCTGGACGGCCCCGAACTGTCCCTGGCGAGCCTGAAGGGCCGCCCCGTCGTCGTGAACTTCTGGGCGTCGTGGTGCGGACCCTGCCGGGAGGAGGCGCCGATGTTCCGTGAGCTGAGCGACCGGCAGGGCGGCGCGGACGGATTGGCGGTCGTGGGCATTCTGTTCCAGGAGACGAACGAGGACAACGCGCGCAAGTTCATCCAGGAGTACGCACTGGCGTACCCGAACCTGCAAGACCCAGGGATCAACACCGGCGTGAACTACGGCGTGTCCGGCGTGCCCGAGACGGTGTTCATCGACAAGGACGGCGTGGTGCAGCACATGGACCGCGGCGGGCTGACCCGCGAGCGCCTGAACGTGGGCCTTCAGAAGATCGGTGTGCCCGGGATATGA
- a CDS encoding carbohydrate kinase family protein, which translates to MSLPLIVSAGEALTDLVTAGGNAWHAHPGGAGWNVARACASLGVPSAFAGAVGQDNFGDDLLRASQDAGLDLRFLQRVPALTLMAVVYSANPPAYRFLGENSADLHFDPALLPEGWLGAARWLHVGGISLSRWPLADTLLGLIDQARAAGVRVSFDPNARITHRHPDYPAVFERVARRADLMKFSDEDLAFFFPGQSEADVLRRLRGLNAKAPIVITRGAQGASLYHSAGRADLPAAPVQVVDTVGAGDALCAGLLASAAERPDALWTEHLRVGLNAAAAACAHAGAYAPTRQDIGWTVD; encoded by the coding sequence ATGTCCCTCCCCCTGATCGTGAGCGCCGGTGAAGCCCTGACTGACCTCGTGACCGCCGGCGGCAACGCCTGGCACGCCCACCCGGGCGGCGCCGGCTGGAACGTCGCGCGGGCCTGCGCGTCCCTGGGTGTGCCCAGCGCCTTTGCAGGCGCGGTCGGGCAGGACAACTTCGGAGATGACCTGCTGCGCGCGTCGCAGGACGCCGGGCTGGACCTTCGCTTCCTGCAACGCGTGCCCGCCCTGACCCTGATGGCCGTCGTGTACTCCGCCAACCCGCCCGCCTACCGCTTCCTGGGGGAGAACAGCGCGGACCTGCACTTCGACCCGGCCCTGTTGCCCGAGGGCTGGCTGGGCGCGGCCCGCTGGCTGCACGTAGGCGGCATCAGCCTGAGCCGCTGGCCGCTGGCGGACACGCTGCTGGGCCTGATCGACCAGGCCCGCGCGGCGGGCGTGCGCGTCAGCTTCGATCCGAACGCCCGCATCACGCACCGGCACCCGGACTACCCGGCGGTGTTCGAGCGGGTCGCGCGCCGCGCGGACCTGATGAAGTTCAGTGACGAGGACCTGGCGTTCTTCTTCCCCGGTCAGTCCGAGGCGGACGTGCTGCGCCGCCTGCGCGGCCTGAACGCGAAGGCGCCGATCGTGATCACGCGCGGCGCGCAGGGCGCGAGCCTGTACCACAGCGCGGGCCGCGCCGATCTGCCGGCCGCGCCCGTGCAGGTCGTGGATACGGTTGGCGCTGGGGACGCGCTGTGCGCGGGTCTGCTGGCCAGCGCCGCCGAGCGCCCGGACGCCCTGTGGACCGAGCACCTGCGCGTAGGCCTGAACGCTGCCGCTGCCGCGTGCGCGCATGCGGGCGCGTACGCCCCGACCCGCCAGGACATCGGGTGGACCGTGGACTGA
- a CDS encoding GNAT family N-acetyltransferase — MTSPLHFTQGDLPAAAGVVGATARHQEALGRTLWPPASVTPERLARHYPAPTWHVAWRADEAVGAFSLLSSDPPFWPDDPPGEALYLHKLAVHPAAQGQGLAHALLSHAVEVTRSAGRPWLKLDTAATRSALQRLYETFGFERMGERDVFDFRVVLYRLPIPPT, encoded by the coding sequence ATGACCAGCCCGCTTCACTTCACGCAGGGGGACCTGCCTGCCGCCGCCGGGGTCGTGGGGGCCACCGCCCGTCATCAGGAGGCGCTAGGCCGCACCCTCTGGCCGCCCGCTAGCGTCACGCCGGAGCGGCTGGCACGGCACTACCCGGCGCCCACCTGGCACGTCGCGTGGCGCGCGGACGAGGCGGTCGGGGCGTTCAGCCTGCTCAGTTCGGACCCTCCCTTCTGGCCGGATGACCCGCCCGGCGAGGCGCTGTACCTGCACAAGCTGGCCGTTCATCCGGCCGCGCAGGGGCAGGGCCTGGCCCACGCCCTGCTCTCGCATGCCGTGGAGGTCACGCGCTCCGCGGGGCGGCCGTGGCTGAAGCTAGACACCGCCGCCACCCGCTCGGCGCTGCAACGCTTGTACGAGACCTTCGGTTTTGAGCGGATGGGCGAACGGGACGTGTTCGACTTCCGCGTGGTGCTGTACCGGCTGCCCATCCCGCCCACGTGA